A genomic window from Salvelinus namaycush isolate Seneca chromosome 5, SaNama_1.0, whole genome shotgun sequence includes:
- the LOC120047821 gene encoding kelch repeat and BTB domain-containing protein 13 has product MEASRSQGLERAAEAQSESPKLGEGVQQAGSLRVRVEGSVLTVDRALLEQCSEYFRALFRSGMRESQEDELHLKGGVHARGFLIALAVCRGEKLSLQDPDELIEAVECAAFLQVASLSQHLCDIIDSDNCLLLYHAATIFGLPNLFHCAALFLCDTYSDLKGEATSTLPEELVRYAESLSPASFVALGTHSPSMELLKDSFRNVCYLDEVEGEWRHLTDLPTHASTSMAGVAVLDNRLYVVGGIYGYGKGTVDGGFCYDPETSTWSVLPGPQQPRADFTLLGHEGKLYAIGGEHQKITMSSAEAYDVATGEWAFVQSAPRPVAAVACAIARRRMFVCFWRPPDTTDIYEYIPAKDEWMLATTMIRPQSYGHCMVAHRDNLYVMRNGPSDDFLRCLMDRYNITTGQWTAIPGSYINTKGALFTAMVRGDSVFTVKHMLTLEYTIAGDTWKPRRETKKGFPKSGSLWTCLLRLPKAGL; this is encoded by the coding sequence ATGGAGGCCTCCAGAAGCCAGGGACTCGAAAGAGCTGCCGAAGCCCAAAGTGAGAGCCCCAAGCTGGGGGAGGGAGTGCAGCAGGCAGGCTCTCTGAGGGTAAGGGTGGAGGGGAGCGTTTTAACTGTGGACCGGGCTTTGCTGGAGCAGTGCAGTGAGTACTTCCGCGCGCTCTTCCGGTCTGGCATGAGGGAGAGCCAGGAGGATGAGCTGCATCTAAAAGGAGGAGTGCATGCACGGGGTTTCCTGATCGCTTTGGCAGTGTGCAGGGGCGAGAAACTTTCTCTACAGGACCCGGATGAACTAATAGAGGCCGTGGAATGTGCTGCCTTTCTCCAGGTGGCGTCACTGTCCCAGCACCTCTGCGATATCATTGACTCTGACAACTGCCTCCTGCTCTACCATGCGGCGACCATCTTTGGTCTACCCAACCTGTTCCACTGTGCTGCCCTGTTCCTCTGCGACACCTATAGTGACCTGAAGGGGGAGGCAACAAGCACGCTACCAGAGGAGTTGGTACGGTATGCAGAGTCTTTGTCGCCAGCATCTTTCGTCGCTTTGGGAACCCACTCACCCTCTATGGAGCTGCTGAAGGACTCCTTTAGGAACGTGTGTTACCTGGACGAggtggagggagagtggaggCACCTAACAGACCTCCCCACTCACGCCAGCACCTCCATGGCGGGCGTCGCCGTCCTGGACAACCGGCTGTATGTGGTGGGGGGTATTTACGGCTATGGCAAAGGCACGGTGGACGGCGGCTTCTGCTACGACCCAGAGACGAGTACGTGGAGCGTGCTTCCTGGACCCCAACAGCCCCGTGCCGACTTCACCCTTCTGGGGCACGAGGGGAAGTTGTACGCCATCGGTGGTGAGCACCAGAAAATAACCATGTCCTCCGCCGAGGCTTATGATGTAGCCACAGGAGAATGGGCGTTCGTGCAGTCCGCACCACGGCCTGTGGCAGCTGTGGCATGCGCCATCGCCCGAAGGcggatgtttgtgtgtttctggAGGCCGCCAGACACCACGGATATCTACGAGTACATCCCGGCGAAGGACGAGTGGATGTTAGCCACCACGATGATTAGGCCGCAGAGCTACGGACACTGTATGGTGGCCCACAGGGACAATTTGTATGTGATGCGCAATGGGCCCTCGGACGACTTCCTACGCTGCCTCATGGACCGTTACAACATCACCACGGGACAGTGGACCGCCATACCAGGAAGTTACATCAACACTAAGGGAGCGCTGTTTACCGCCATGGTCAGGGGTGACTCTGTGTTCACGGTCAAACACATGCTAACTCTGGAGTATACCATTGCTGGGGACACATGGAAACCCCGTAGGGAGACGAAGAAAGGCTTTCCCAAGAGTGGCTCACTATGGACATGCTTACTGAGGCTTCCCAAGGCTGGCCTGTAA